In Streptomyces sp. NBC_01231, the sequence TTCTACGGCCTGGGACACGTGGCCTGCGACCTGCCCAGGCTCGGCGACGACCTCGCCCGGGAGACGGAGGATATCCCCTTCGGCGACGAGGCCGTCTGCCGGGAGGTCCTCGGTGAGTTCGGCATCTACCCCCGGGCGGGGTATCCGTTGCTGCCCTTCCACCCCGATGCCCGGCGCACCGTCGTGGCCCGATGCGATCTGGGCTCCACCGGAGTGGTCTCCACGGGCCTGTATCCCTGCCGTATCGGACCGGCGGGGGAGGTCCGGCCGCTTGCAGCCGAGGACCCTGCGGCGGACGAGGACCTTGCCTACCTCCGTCAGTGCATGGAGCACGTCCCGTCGGGCGCACAGATCATTCCCGAGTCCGACCAAGGCTGGGCCTACTGGCGCTTGGAGAGTCCTGACGGTGCGCCGGCGGCGGTGGCATTCCCCGAAACCTGAAGCCTCGCGGGCGCCGTGCCGTACAGCCCGGGCCCGCGCGAAGTTCCCGGCCACGGCCGTGCGAGAGGGAGCCGATTCCTATGTCAACAGACCTGCCCGGCACAACAGTCAAGTCCTGGGTGGTGGGAGTAGTGGAAGACGCGTTGCGGGCGGGCCCCGTGACGCCCGAGGACAGCTTCTACGACTTCGGTGGTTCGTCTCTGCTGGCCATGCGCATCTGCATCCGGATCCAGCAGCAGACAGGCGTGGAGATTGCCTCCGAGGTGCTGCTCGACAGCGACACCATCGGGCAGTTCGCTGATGAGGTCGCCGCGCGAAGGAATCGCGTATGAGCGAAGCGACGCTGATCCACGCGGCGGTGGCCCACCGGGCAGAGCTCGCTCCCGACGCCCTGGCCCTGATCGACAAGGACGAGCGGGTCAGTTACGCGGAACTCGACGCGGCCTCCGATGCCCTCGCCCGACACTTGCGCGACCGGGGCGTCGGGCGGGGGAGTCTTGTCCCGGTGGTCCTGCCGCGGTCGGCGCAGCTCATCACAGTGTTGCTCGCCGTGCTCAAGTGCGGGGCCGCCTACACCGCTTGGGGCACCCGCTGGCCGCAGGCCCGCCTGCGCGCGCTGCTGGCCCCGCTCGCCCCGCCGCTGCTCGTCACCCGCACCCCTCTGCCGGGCATCACCGTTCCCACGTGGGCACCCCTGAACGGGTCTGTGCGGCACTGGGCCGACGCTCCCACCGGCGGCACCCCACGAGCTGAGGTCACCGGCGACGATCCGGCGACGGTGTTCTTCACGTCCGGCACGTCCGGCAGTCCCAAAGCCGTGGTCAGTCCGCACCGGGCGACCACGCGGCTCACCGGAGCGACGGCCGTCTGGGCGGGACCCGGCCGTGTGATGGCACAGACCGCGCCGGCCTCGTGGGACGCCTTCTCACTGGAGTCGTGGGGGACGCTCACGGCCGGGGGAACCTGCGCCGTGGCTCAGGACGACCGCCTCCTTCCCTCGTCTCTGCGCGCCCTCGTGGGCGAGAGCGGGGTCGACACCGTCTTCCTGACCACGTCGCTGTTCCACCTTTTCGTCGAGGAGGATCCGGGCTGCTTCGAGGGGCTGCGCACCGTGCTCACCGGCGGCGAACGCCTATCGCCCCAAGTGGCCCTCCGCTTCCTGGCCGCTCATCCCGGCACGGTTCTGAACAACTGTTACGGCCCGGTCGAGAGCTGCGTGTTCGCCTCCGTCCACCGAGTCGCTCCCGAGGACTGCACGGCGTCGGACGGCATCCCGCTGGGCACCCCGGTCCCGGAAACCGGCATCCACGTACTGCACGGCACCACCCCGGCCGCCCCCGGAGAGGTGGGGGAGATCTGCGTTTCCGGCGACGGCTTGGCCCGGGAGTACCTGGGCGCCCCTCACCTGACCGCGCGCGGTTTTCCCGTCGTCCCGCTCTCCGGCGTACCGACGCGGGTGTACCGGACCGGCGACTACGGTCACATGGACCATCAAGGGGTATTGCACTTCAAAGGCAGATCCGACCGCCAAGTGAAGATCGCCGGACATCGCGTCGAGCCTCAGGAGATCGAGGAAGCGGGCCGGAACGTTCCGGGGGTGCGGGACTGCGCCGTGACGGGCGTTCCCGACGCCGCCGGGGGCGACACCCGACTGGCCCTGTTCTACACCTGCGACACGGCACGCGGCCCGGACCGTCCTGAGCTGACGCCCGCCGCGCTGCGACGGGAGTTGGCCTCGCGGCTGCCCGCCCACCTGGCGCCCCATGTGGTGCGTCAGCTGCCGGAACTTCCGCTCACCCCCAACGGGAAGACCGATCTCGTGGCCCTTCCGGCGCTCCTCGATGCCCCCGTGCCCACCGCCGCAGTGAACAGGATCTCGTGATGACCACTGGTTCGGCAGCGCAAGCGGACTCCACGGCCACGCCGGTCACCTACCCGATGTCGTACGAGCAGGAATCCATCTGGCTCACCGATCGGTTCGGCGACGGCGGCGCGCAGTTCGTGGAGTCGTGGGTGCACCGTATCCGGGGTGACTTTGACGCGGCCGCCGCGCAACGGGCCCTGACCGGGATCGTGCGTCGGCAGGAAGCGCTGCGCAGCCGCCTTCACATCGAGGGGGACCAGGCGCATCAGGAAGTCCTGCCGCCCATGCCCGTGCCCCTGAGCCGACGCCGCGTGACGCCTCAGGACCTGCCCACCGCCATCCATGACGTGGTGTCACGCCCCCTCGCGCTGGACCGGCCGCCGCTGCTGCGCGCCGCCCTTCTGGAACTCGCTCCTCGGGACGTCGTCCTGGTGGTTGCCGTCCATCACGCGGTCGTCGACGGATGGTCCCTGCACCTGCTCGACGAGGAGTTCAGCGATCTCTACCAGGCGGAGCTGGCGGGGCGGGAGTCGGAACGTCCCGTACCGCCCCTGCAGTTCGGCCCCTGGGCACAGCGGCAGCGCACGACCGGCATACCGCAGGACGTCATCGACTCCTACTGGAAGCCGGTTCTGAGTGACGCCCCGCCGGAATCCACCTTCCCCCTGGACCACCCGCGTCCGGCAGCCACCAGCCATCGCGGCGGACTGATCGAATTCACGATCGACGCGGACCTCACCCGTCGTATGCGCCGGCTGGGCCGGCAGCTGAAGGCCACCCCGTTCGTGATCTGCGCGGCCGCCGTCACCGCCCTGCTGGCCCGGCACGGGCAGCGGGACGTGGTGCTGGGAACCCCGATCTCGCGTCGCGACGGACCCGACCTGGTACCGCTGATCGCCTGCCTGACGGATGTCATGCCGTTGCGGCAGACCGTCGAACCGGCGCATTCCTTCAGCGATCTCGTGCACGCCACGAAGAAGACGGTCCGTGCCGCCGTGGCACACAAGAACGTCCCCTACGCCGGCCTGGTCCGCCACACCGCGGTGCCGCACAGCCGATCCCGCCTGCCGCTCTTCCAAGTCGTGCTGACCGTCGACGACGCGCGCGCCCCGGGCCTGTCCCTGCCCGGGGCACAGGCAGAGCGCCTCTACCCCCACAACGGCACGGCGAAGTTCGACGTCTTCATCCACCTGATCCCCGAGGCTCAGGGCATGCGCGGGCGGCTCGAATACGCCGAGGACCTCTTCACCCCCGCCACAGCACGCCGACTGACAGAACGCCTCTGCCACCTGCTCCAGGACGCGACGGACCATCCGACGCGGGTGACAGCGGACCTGGCACTCCTGTCCGCGACCGACCACGCCCTGCTCGGCACCTGGTCCGACGAGCCTGCGCCCGCCGCCGACATGGTGCTCGCCCACGAGACCGTGGCCCGCGCCGCTCGAACAGCACCCGACGTACCGGCCGTCGTCCAGGACGGCCGGTCCCTCACCTATGCGCAGCTCGACGCCGCGTCCGATGCTCTGGCCGCTCGCCTGCTCGCCGCCGGGCACGCCGGAACCAGGGTCGGCATCCTCCTGGAGCGGACGCTCCAACTCCCGGTCGCTGTACTGGCGGCGCTCAAGGCCGGCTGCTGCTGTGTGCCCCTCGACGCGACGTATCCCGCCGAGCGGATCGAGTTCATGGTGCGGGACAGCTGCCTCAACCTGGTCCTCACCAGCGCAGCCTTGCGCCACCACGTCGCCCACCTGCCCGACGCGCACCCCTGGCTGCTCGACGACCCCGCGTCGGCACCCCGGCCGCGCCTGGACCTGCCGTCCGTCCGCCCCGACGACCCCGCGTATCTCCTGTACACCTCGGGCTCGACAGGGTGCCCCAAGGGCGTGGTCATGCCGCACCGGTCCCTGGCCAACCTCGCCCACTGGCAGGCCGAGCGATCCGCCCCCGGCCCGCGCACAGCACAGTTCGCGCCGCTCAGCTTCGACGTCGCCTTCCAAGAACTGTTCAGC encodes:
- a CDS encoding acyl carrier protein, whose amino-acid sequence is MSTDLPGTTVKSWVVGVVEDALRAGPVTPEDSFYDFGGSSLLAMRICIRIQQQTGVEIASEVLLDSDTIGQFADEVAARRNRV
- a CDS encoding AMP-binding protein, which gives rise to MSEATLIHAAVAHRAELAPDALALIDKDERVSYAELDAASDALARHLRDRGVGRGSLVPVVLPRSAQLITVLLAVLKCGAAYTAWGTRWPQARLRALLAPLAPPLLVTRTPLPGITVPTWAPLNGSVRHWADAPTGGTPRAEVTGDDPATVFFTSGTSGSPKAVVSPHRATTRLTGATAVWAGPGRVMAQTAPASWDAFSLESWGTLTAGGTCAVAQDDRLLPSSLRALVGESGVDTVFLTTSLFHLFVEEDPGCFEGLRTVLTGGERLSPQVALRFLAAHPGTVLNNCYGPVESCVFASVHRVAPEDCTASDGIPLGTPVPETGIHVLHGTTPAAPGEVGEICVSGDGLAREYLGAPHLTARGFPVVPLSGVPTRVYRTGDYGHMDHQGVLHFKGRSDRQVKIAGHRVEPQEIEEAGRNVPGVRDCAVTGVPDAAGGDTRLALFYTCDTARGPDRPELTPAALRRELASRLPAHLAPHVVRQLPELPLTPNGKTDLVALPALLDAPVPTAAVNRIS